A stretch of the Sorangium aterium genome encodes the following:
- a CDS encoding MarR family winged helix-turn-helix transcriptional regulator translates to MHIVAPPGASREFVQNTRIIKKKLRELHGAMVDLVALMNQPQRDQALLAEAGISLDRALFPLLVGIERFGPIGVVELSDRAGRDYTTVSRQVAKLESLGLIERRPSPADRRIHEAVITDKGRQMTDALDAARQRIAAPILAKWSEEDFSDLVRLMRRFVDDLMDPSGGTDKT, encoded by the coding sequence ATGCATATAGTCGCGCCTCCCGGAGCGTCAAGGGAATTTGTGCAAAATACACGGATTATAAAAAAGAAGCTCCGCGAGCTCCACGGAGCCATGGTCGATCTGGTCGCGCTCATGAATCAGCCGCAGCGCGATCAGGCGCTGCTCGCGGAGGCAGGCATCTCCCTGGATCGAGCCCTCTTTCCGCTGCTGGTGGGGATCGAGCGCTTCGGGCCGATCGGCGTGGTCGAGCTTTCGGACCGAGCCGGGCGCGATTACACGACCGTCAGCCGCCAGGTCGCAAAGCTCGAGAGCCTGGGGCTGATCGAACGTCGACCGAGCCCGGCCGATCGTCGCATCCATGAGGCGGTGATCACCGACAAGGGGCGGCAGATGACCGACGCCTTGGACGCCGCCCGTCAGAGGATTGCGGCCCCTATCCTCGCCAAGTGGAGTGAGGAAGACTTCAGCGACCTGGTGCGCCTGATGCGCCGGTTCGTGGACGACTTGATGGATCCGTCAGGCGGAACGGACAAGACCTGA